The genomic region AACACTGGATCTGGAAGCCATAGGTGCAACGCAGGAGCTGGATAACCTGCTCAATGCCTTTACTGAAGAGGGCGATGAGGAGTCACCTGCTGAAACAGCATCGGATGAAGCTTCAGATAGTGAGAGTCTTGATTTTGAGCAGGAGGTAACTGCTACACAGCATCTGGACAGTCTACTTGGTGAATTCAGTGATGATGACGGCATGTTTGACGGTGAAGAGGAGATTATTCCAGCCACGGCTACTGAATCCTCTGAAGATGAGGAACAGTTTGGCGCGACCCAGCATCTGGATGTGCTGATGAGTGAATTTTCCGACAGCGATGAGCAAATGAGCGGCGTTGATTTTGAAGCGCTGACTCCTGCTGCTGTTGAAGAAAAGGGCCCTGCAGAGGGTGAAGAAGACCCTGAAGCTACCCAGCAGCTTGATCACCTTCTTAGTGCATTCTCAAGCCTTGAGGATGAGACACCTGAAGCGAGTGAAGACCCCGGCGCTACCCAGCAGCTTGACCATCTGCTTGGCTCATTCGCAAATCAGGATGATGAGCCGACTGCCAGTGCCGTCCAGAGGCCAGCTTCATTCGCTACTCAGGAGAGTGATTCATCTGTTTCGAGTGAAGATCCGGGTGCTACCCAGCAGCTTGATCATCTGCTTGGCGAATTTTCCGCCTTTGGTGATGGAGAGTCTTCCGAGGATGATTTTGAGGGCCTCTCTTTTGATAAGGTTGATCATCTCAGTGAAGATACAGATGAGATCGAAGTGGATCACTGTGCAACACAGGAGCTTGATCATCTGCTCAGCGAGTTCGCTGATGACGACGATGAGGATGATAAGGATAAAAGCGCCTGAATCAGATTTGAGGCGCACCTAAATTATGGCTGATACCAGTCTGTTTTACACTCTGCATCCGATTACCCGCGTTCTGCTTGCTCTGGCTCTGCTTATGCTGGCCAGTACGACCACTTCAACTGCTTATGGACTGATAGTGCTGTTGATCGCATGCCTCTCTGTTCGCGCCATCGATAAACAGTGGGACAGGGTAGGGCGCTCTTTCGGCTTGTTACGCTGGTTTATCATTCCGATTATTCTTCTTCACCTCTGCTTTTCACCCGGACAACTGATGCTACCGGGATGGGCTCTACCTTTTACATGGGAGGGATTGCAGCTGGGTCTGCAGCTATCCGTGCATCTGGCAGCCCTGTTTTTTGCAGCGATTGTCATGTTTCTTGCACTCAGACGCAGTGAATGGATTCAGCTCTTACTGCTGTTGCCATTTTTCAGCAGCTCTGCCATCACCTATCTGGTGATGATGGCGCCACTGCGTTCAAGTGTTGGCGAGCTACTGCAGGCATTTCGAAGTCGCTGGCAGCTGCGCAGATCATGGCAGCAGCTGCCTGTTATGCTTGTATCGACCTTCAGCACTGCCTTAGCCCTGGCAGAAGTGCAATCACAGCAGTTATGGTTACGCTGGCCCTCATCGGCTGACAGCCAGTTTCATGCAACCTCTCAGGCAGCTGCTTCCAGCCTGACTGTTAATCTGCTCTGCCTCTCTGTTGCTGTTTCTGGCCTGGGGGTTGCATGGCAGATGTAGAGATACAGAAGCAACGCATCGCTATGGCAATCGAGTTTGATGGCCGCGTGTTTCATGGTTGGCAGCAACAGGATAATGCCACTTCCGTGCAGGCTGAGCTGCAGGCCGCCCTATTGGCTGTAGAGGGTGAAACTGTTGTGACGGTTGCTGCAGGCCGCACTGACAGCGGTGTGCATGCAGAAGCACTCCTGGTTCATGCTGATGTCTCATCAGCGCGCTGGCAGCGCTCTCATCTGGCCTATCTGCATGGTCTCAACAGCAGGCTGCCGGATTCGATAAGGGTTGTCGGTGTACGTGCTGTTAAAGCAGATTTTCATGCCCGCTTTGATTGCCGGGGGCGAACCTATCGATATCTGATATCAAATCGCAATACGCTCTCTGCACTGCATCGCTGGCGCTACTTCTGGGTGCCCAGAGCGTTGAATCTGGAGGCGATGCAGGAGGCTGCTGCGCACTGTATTGGCAGGCATGATTTTTCATCGCTGCGTGCTTCCGGTTGTCAGGCCGCGCATGCCATTCGTACAATGAGCAAGGTGGATGTCAGTAGAGATGGTTTTGCTATCTCCATTGAGGTGGCTGGCGATGGTTTTCTCTATCATATGGTACGCAATCTGGTGGGTAATCTGGTCGAAGTAGGTCTTGGAAAACAGACGCCTGAGCAGTTTCGGGAGCTGTTGGCTCAGCAGGACAGGAGCAGAGGCGCTGCTACGGCACCTGCGCACGGGCTCTATTTTATCGATGCCCTATATGATGATTTCAGCGCTTCTGATCTGATTGGTAAAAGCTAGGAAAACGCTGATTTGTTGAGCAGCTCCCTAGATTTGGATTGCATCAGGTCAGCTCACCAGCCACTGCTTTAGCTATGCCCGCTTTCATTCGCTCAATGGTAATCGGTTTATTCATCAGGGTAACACCATAACTTCCGGCCTGCTGTAGCTGTTCATCTTCTCCGAAGGCGGTAACCATAAGAATGGGGATTTTCGGATCACGCTTTCTGATCTCCTGCACCAGCTCCAGTCCATCTTTTCCAGGCATGCGAAAATCAGTGATAATAAGATCAAAATGAGATGATGGGTCTGTAAACAGTGTGAGGGCTGAATCAACTGATTCGACAGCCTCTGCATCATGACCCAGACGGGTGACAATGGCGTTGTGGACTTTGAGGATATCAGGCATGTCATCAACCAGAAGAATGCGCTGAGAAGTAGTCTCTTCAGGTTGCTTTACAGTTGGCGGTGTGACTACTGTTTGTGCAATCACAACCTTATTTTCTGTCATATAAGAGGGGATGCAGATGCGAACGGTGGTCTGCTGCTCTCCGGCCGGTGATGAGATATCGATTTTACCCTGATGCAGTTTAACAATGCGTTGCACCATGGTCAGGCCAAGGCCTGAGCCACCCTGATCTGCCCTTGAGGTCCAGAAGGGTTTGAAAACACGATCAATATTCTCTTCGCTGATCCCTTCGCCGTTATCTGAGACGGTGATGCAGAGCTGTTTTTGATCCGCTTGCTGATTATCTTCACTGCCGATATTGACCTCGATAAGACCTGAGTCGCTGATCGCCTGCATGGCGTTATTAATCAGATTAAGCAGAATCTGTTCAATCTCGATAATTTCGATCTCAACATCCGGTAGTTCATCCTCAATCCTGCTGACCAGTCGGATATTGTGAGGCAGCTGCAGACGGGCCAGTCCGATAATGTTTTCCAGTGGCTGCAAAAGTGCCGAACCTTGAGTGCGGTTGTGGCTCTGATTACGCTCACTGTTTCTGCTCAGCTTCAACAGGTGGGTAATAAGATCACTGCCGCGCTCACCGGCCTCAATAATGGATTCGATCTGCTGTTTTTCAACAGGGTCGGAGCAGTTCATCTGCACCACTTCAGCATTGCCGATCATATTGGTCAGCACATTTCTGAAGTCGTGCACAATGCCGGCGACGAGCGTGGACATGTAACCCTGCCTGTGCACGGCCTCCATCTGCTCCTGCAGCGTTTCCCGCTCAGTAATATCAAGCAGGAAACAGACACCGATCCAGCGCTCCTGCCAGCGCATGCGGATGGCAGTGGCCATCAGTTTGATGATACGTCCGGATGCATCCATGCCTCGCAGGTAGGTTGTGGATGGCTGTTGAACGCTACCGTCTGCTTCATCACGAAATGCACTGCGGCAGAACTTGATCATCTCATCACTATCTTCGGGCAGCACAAGTCTGTCGGCAGGCTGATCCAGAATATCGGCCTGAGCGTTTTGAAAAAGCTGAACCATCGCTTCATTGGCATAGAGAATTTGTGGAGCCCGTTTGGCATCGAGTTCAAAGGTGAATACTGGCAGGGGGCCCCTGTCGATGAGCTGAAACGAGCTCTGCTCCGCGGCATTTTTTTCGTAGATTGCCTTTTCGACCTTCTTTACGATCAGATAGGCGTAAAAAGGTACGGCAAGCAGCGTGAATATCTGCCAGTAGAGCAGCGTATAATCGATCGGAAGCTGTAGCGTGTAATGACCATAGGCGGTTGAACATAACATGCCGATAAGGCATGAAGCCTGGGCATAGATAAGCATCGGATTACCAAAACGCAGGCCATTGCCGATAATGATCGGCAGCAGCATAAAGTAGACGCCGCTGGAATGACCGCCATCAATGAGCATACCGAAGGTGACAATAAGCACATCCAGCAGCGGATAGAAAAGTGAGCCAATCAGGGCGAAGGGGCGCTTGCGCAGGCTGATCAGTGCGGCGGCATTGAGTATAAAATAGAGGGCAGCGAAACTGAGCGCCTCTACCTTGTAGTATGTGAAATAATCACCATGCAGGATCACATAGGTGAGACTGGCGATGGTCAGTAGTATGCGCGCTTTGGTCTGCTGAAGCTGCAGTTCAGCCAGCGGTTTGTTGCCCGTATAGGCTTCATTCTGCAACCATGTTGCGATGCTGTTGAAGTTTAACATGAGCCCTCCACTCACTGGATTTGTTTCGAACAGGAGATGGATCGGCCTGCTCCCATGTTTACGAGTGTAGTTTTAATTGATGCTCCTGCAAGGCGAGACGGCATCAATAACAATTTTGGCGTACTTTTCCGGTCATCCTTGATATGGTTCGCGAACCGATCGGGTTCTGTTTATTCGTAGATCGGCTGATTCAGGAGTGAAACGTGTTATATGTAGCTGTTCGGGCCGCCAGACGGGCCGGTGATCTGATTGCCAGGGCATTTGATGAGCGTGATAGCTTTACAGTGCATCAGAAAACAGATCGGGATTATGTCACCGATGTGGATCAGCGTGCGGAAGCACTGATCCTCAGAGAGATAACCCAGCACTATCCCGAGCACGGCATTGTTGCTGAAGAGTCGGATAAGCGGGTGAATCCCGAGGCCTCAATCCAGTGGTATGTTGACCCTCTGGATGGAACCACCAACTTTATTCACGGTTATCCCCATTTTGCTGTCTCTATCGCGGCATGGAAAGATGGTAAACCACTGCTGGCAGTGGTTCATGATCCGATTCGTGATGAGACCTTTGAGGCAAAGAATGGTGGCGGTGCTTTTGTCAATCGCCGTCGTCTGCGTGTCACCAATGAGAAGCGTCTGGGCCATGCACTTTTTGCTTCAGGTATGCCATCTTACCAGCGGGAGCATATCGATCTGTTTCAGAAGCGTATGGATGGCTGCATGCGTGCCATGGATGGTTACCGTCGCGGCGGCTCAGCTGCCCTTGATCTCGCCTATGTGGCGGCAGGACGTCTGGATGTTTACTGGGAAGCGGGTCTGAGACCCTGGGATATCGCAGCAGGTTACCTGCTGGTGCAGGAGGCCGGTGGTCTGGCTACCGATCTTGCCGGTGCAAGCATCGATCTAGAGAAGGGTGATATTCTTGCATCCAATCCGCATCTGCACAGAGACGTCAGCAAACTGATCAACATCACCTGATTCGTTATCAGTCCACTTTCTCAGCGCTATTGACCACGATATTCGTGTTTATTTAGCGTTCATTCGTCCCCCAGGGGATACTCTTTACCTGATGGTTCGTTTTTTAATGGCCTTCCCGCTTAAGCAGTAGATACATGCCCAAGCCTCCAAATACGAGTGTGGGTAACCAGGCCGCATAGGCCGGGGATATATGCTCGTTTGCGGCCAGCAGGTAACCTGCATTGCCGATAACATAAAACAGCAGCCCCAGTGATATGGCGGTGATAATGCCCCATGAGACTCTACTGTTACGACTGCCGGTATGCAGGCAGAGCGCTGTTGCAAGAATCACCATCAACAGACTTGCCAGAGGTGCAGCGATTTTTCTGTGCAGCGCGTAGGTGTAGGAGCCGGTGGTCAAGCCGGCATGTTCCAGATCTGCAATGTAGTGGTAGAGCTCGGAGAACTCCATGTGTCGGGGTTTGGGCAGTTCGGCAGTCTCCGGCCCGACATTCGAGTCAAGAATCAGGCTGTCGAGATGTTCATGCAGCGTACCCTTTTCAGGCGAAGGGGTGGTGATATGAACATCTGTGAGTTGCCACTGCTGGTTGGCATAGCTGGCGCTGGCGGCATCAATGCGTTTGAGCCAGCCCCCCTCAGCATCAGTCTCAATCACAACCATGGTAAAACGGCCCTCTTTCAATGGCATCAGGCGGTAAAATTGCTGCCCGTCTTTGAGCCACTGCACACCCTGATTGGCACTTTGCTGCTGTTTGATATGCACATTCTCAATAACATCCAGTCGTTTGTTGGTGACAGGTGTGATCCACTCTCCGACAATAAAGCTTAACGTTGCGGCGAGAAGGGCGACTGTAAGCAGAGGCATCAGCAGCTTATTGATGCCCAGTCCTGCGGCGCGAATGGCAACCATCTCATGGTTGCGGGAGAGCTCGATCAGATAGATGCTGGCACCGATCAATACGATAATCGGCATAAACTCATTGATCATAAATGGAATTTTCAACAGCAGGTATTCGATCATCAGGCCGCCGTCCAGACCGTGACCGAGGTAACGGGCTTTATCGAAGCTTTCAATAATCACATAGATAGAGAGCAGCGCTGCCAGTGTGACAAAAGAGCGGCTAATGCAACCGGAGAATATCCATCGGAAGATGACAGGCATCTGCCAAGACTATGCATGCATGAGTGATTGTGAAAGTGGGTAGTGAAAAATATCCTGAGATGCAGGGGTAGGGGGCTGATTATCCTTTGTGATAGGAAAAACCCCTATTGATGGAGTCGATGTCGTCCGATTGCGCTAGCTGCTCTATCTCTTTTGAATGAGCAGACTGGTTGATTGTCTGATCAGGTAAAGTAGAACATGGAGATAGAGGGGTAGCCTGTGCCTGTTGATGCACTGATGCATGCAGTTGATAAAAGTGATGAATTGGTCTAAAAGAAAGACATGATGCAGTTTAGGCACCACTCCATTCTTACCAGAGTATTATCTGTTACCGTCATTGCGCTGCTGGTTCTTACCGTTGCATTGCACTACAAATTAAGTGAGCAGCAGGGTGATGAGCTTAATGCCCATATCGAAGATAACTTCAGTACCCTGAAAGCGGAGATGACCTCGGAGACAGCTATCAGAACGCACTGGATGGAGTCTGTGCTACTTCTACTTCAACGTTCTATTGACTCAGAGGCCATCACTAAAGCACTTGAATCAGAAGACCGGCAGCGCCTTGCATTGTTGGCGGCAGATTATTTTAAGACACTGCAGCAGAATAATCAGGTTACTCATATGTACTTCATGGATGCTGAGCGCCGTGTTGTGCTGCGCATGCACCAGCCTGAGCGATATGGCGATATCATAGATCGCGTGACGGCAAAGCAGGCGGAGCTAACAGGGCAGCGGGTGGCGGGTATTGAGTTAGGCCCCTTAGGAACACTGACTTTGCGTGTGGTTGTGCCCTGGACTCTGGGGGCGAGAAGAATTGGTTATCTGGAGTTGGGCATTGAGCTGGAAGACATTCTTGCAGGTATTGAGCTGGATAACTCTTTTCGCATTGTGCTGGCTGTGGATAAATCACATCTGCATAAGGATGTGACGCATAGAGTGAATGGTCGTTGGTCAATGTTTAAAGGCTTTGTTTTACTCTATCCGGAGGAGAGGGCCAAACAGCTGATTCCGGTCATAGAAGCGTCGCTGGATCGTAAAGATGAGTTGCCTCATGTTATTCCGATGGGTGATATCTATTATGGTCTGAAGCATACCCCGTTTCTGGATGCATCAGGCCGGGAGATTGGCCAGTTGATCATGCTGCTGGATCTCTCAACGGAAAATATTGATTTGAGTAGAGCTCTGTATACAACGATGGCCCTGTTTGTCGGCTTTATGGTGTTCTTTATTCTGCTCTTATATCTACTGATCAGTCGCAGTGAAAAAGCCCGTCGTGCTGCAGAGAGCAGGCTTGAGCTTTATGGCGAGGCATTCACCAACACCATTGGCGGCATCATGATTACCGATTGCAAAGGTACAATTATTGATGTGAATGCTGCGTTTGAGAGGGTGACTGGTTATAGCAAAGATGAGGCTGTCGGTCGCAATCCAAGTATGCTGAAGTCAGGCCTGCAGGATGGGCAGTTTTATCAAAGAATGTGGCATGCGATTCAGGAACGTGGCCAGTGGCAGGGGCGTATCGTTAATTGTCGTAAAAATGGCGACATCTATCCGGAACACCTCTCTATCACGGCTATCTGCGATGAGCATGGCGTGGTGAAAAACTATATCGGCGTATTTCTTGATGCCAGTGAGCAGGAACAGCTGCAAGAGCAGTTCCAGCAGGCTCAGCGTATGGAGTCACTCGGTACACTTGTCGGTGGCATCGCTCATGAATTCAACAATATGCTGGCAGGCATGACCGGCAATCTCTATCTGGCCAAGAGTGAGGTTAAAGAGCATGTCGCCGCGGTGGAGAAGCTGAACACTGTGGAGTCACTGGCATTCCAGGCCGCAGATATGATTAAACAGCTGCTTACCTTTGCCCGAAAGGGTACAACCCGAACTGAAGAGACAAACCTTGCACTGTTTTTGAAGTCCTCCAAAGAGCTGTTTCAGCTCTCCTTGCATGAGGATGTCACTCTGAAACAGCAGATTTCTGATCAGGAGATTACTGTTGATGTGGATCGAAGCCAGCTGCAGCAGATATTGATGAATCTGATTAACAATTCAAAGGCTGCGCTGCAGGGTGTGAACAAACCTGAAATCTCCATTATCCTGGACCACTATGTCGCAGATCACTCGTTTCTGAATAGATTTCCTGAGCTGAAAGGCAGTGAGTTTGCCAGGATTACGGTAAAAGATAATGGCGCGGGTATAGAAGAGCAGTGTCTGGAAAAAATATTCGAGCCATTCTTCACCACACGAGAGGTGGGAGATGGGGCAGGCTTAGGTCTCTCTATGGTGTTTGGTGCCATCAAGGGTTATGGCGGAGTCATTGAGGTGGATAGTTGTTTGGGCATGGGCACATCCATGCATCTCTATATTCCGGCCCTGAGTAAAACTTCAGAGATTATGGATATTGAGGCTGAGGTGAGCACAGGGCACGGTGAAACCATTCTGGTGGTTGATGATGATGAGCTGGTTGTTGAGACAGCCTGCAAGGTGCTGAGCAGGCTGGGTTATAAAGTGTTGAGTGCAGCCAGTGGCAGAGAGGCAATCGCGCTGTTTGAAGCGCATCAACACGAGATCGGCGTGGTGATACTGGATGTGGTGATGCCTGGACTCAGTGGTCCGGAAACCGCCGATCTGATCCAGATTATCAACGAGGATGTTACCATTATTTTTGCAACCGGTTACGACACTACCGACACATTGCATAAACGTATTGAGCATACTGGAGAGCTGGTGCTGAGAAAACCTTATCAGATCTCGGTATTGAGTCAGATACTCAAAGAGATACTCAACCGCTGAATCATTTCCTGCTGGTATTAAAAAAGCATTCCTTTTTCATATATTATCGATAACAGTTACCGCTCTGCACCGCTGCAGGGTGCAAGGTTCTGTGTTGGCGGGGAAACTGTTACACTCCCGCAAATTTTCCGCAGCTGTTAGCTTTTTCCCTGAGCTGAGCTGACACAAAAGGATTGATGCAATGAATGAGAATGAGATTCTGGCAATGTATGAGGATGCAGGTGCGCTGTTAAACGGCCACTTTATTCTTTCAAGCGGCAGGCACTCTGCCCGCTATCTGCAGTCGGCACTGGTGTTGATGAATATCGATAATGCGACCGCTCTGGCTGGTGAGCTGATCGGCAAGGTTGATGCTGATAAGATTGATATGGTGGTCTCTCCGGCTATTGGCGGCCTGGTAATTGGTCAGGAGGTTGCACGTCTGCTGCGTAAGCCGTTTATCTTTACCGAGCGTAAAGAGGGCGAGATGCAGATGCGTCGTGGTTTCTCGATTCCAGAGGGCACAAAGCTGCTGGTGGTTGAAGATGTGATTACTACTGGTGGTTCTGTACGTGAATGTATGGAGGTTGTGCGTCAGTTCGGTGGTGAACCTGTGAAGGTGCTGGCGGTTGTCGATCGTGCGCCGGATGCCGAGGGTCGCTTTGATGTGCCTTTTGCAACAGCTATCAGTCTGGATGTTGAGACCTATGCAGCCGATGCCTGCCCAATGTGTGCAGAGGGGCTTCTACCGCCTGTGAAACCCGGCAGCCGTGGCGCAGCCTGATTAGATACTACCCTGCAAAGGGTGCTTGTGATGAAGGGCACGGCAGTTTCATTGTGATCTGTTACGTTTGCCCGGAGAGAGAAATGAGGAGTTTAAATGAGTAAACCTGTACTGCGATGTTTCCCGTTTGGTGGGGTCGGCGAATTCGGTAAAAATATGATGGTCTATGCCATTGATGATGATGCCGTGATTGTCGATTGTGGTATGGGTTTCCCTGATGCCGGACAGCATGGTGTTGATGTGGTGGTACCGGATATCTCATCCCTGCATGAACTTGGTTTGAATATTCATGCCCTGCTGATTACCCATGGCCATGAGGATCATATTGGTGGCATGCCACATCTGCTGCCGCGTCTGGGGCTGCCTGTTTATGCCTCAGAGGTGACGCTGGCACTGATTAAGGCAAAACTCTCTGAACGCGGTTACAAGGGCGATCTTCGTCGCCTGCCTGATGATGGCAGCAGTGTTAATGTCGGACCGTTCAAAGTGGAGGGGGTTCCTGTAACCCACTCGATTATGGATGCCGTATCGATCGCCATTCACACCGTCCTTGGCATTATTGTGCATACCGGCGATTTCAAAATCGACCCGGCCCCTATCGATGGCCGTAGCACAGCCATCCATCGCTTCTCGCAGCTCGGTGATAAGGGCGTGCTGCTGCTGGCCTCTGACTCGACCAATGCGACCCGCTCCGGCAGCGGCCCATCCGAACGTGTGGTTGGTCCGGCACTGAAGCAGGCTGTTTCCCAGTGTTCTGGCAGGGTGATTGTCACAACATTTGCCTCCAATATGTTCCGTATCCAGCAGATCATTGATGCCGCTGTAGCCAATGGCCGCAGGG from Mariprofundus sp. NF harbors:
- a CDS encoding PAS domain S-box protein; its protein translation is MMQFRHHSILTRVLSVTVIALLVLTVALHYKLSEQQGDELNAHIEDNFSTLKAEMTSETAIRTHWMESVLLLLQRSIDSEAITKALESEDRQRLALLAADYFKTLQQNNQVTHMYFMDAERRVVLRMHQPERYGDIIDRVTAKQAELTGQRVAGIELGPLGTLTLRVVVPWTLGARRIGYLELGIELEDILAGIELDNSFRIVLAVDKSHLHKDVTHRVNGRWSMFKGFVLLYPEERAKQLIPVIEASLDRKDELPHVIPMGDIYYGLKHTPFLDASGREIGQLIMLLDLSTENIDLSRALYTTMALFVGFMVFFILLLYLLISRSEKARRAAESRLELYGEAFTNTIGGIMITDCKGTIIDVNAAFERVTGYSKDEAVGRNPSMLKSGLQDGQFYQRMWHAIQERGQWQGRIVNCRKNGDIYPEHLSITAICDEHGVVKNYIGVFLDASEQEQLQEQFQQAQRMESLGTLVGGIAHEFNNMLAGMTGNLYLAKSEVKEHVAAVEKLNTVESLAFQAADMIKQLLTFARKGTTRTEETNLALFLKSSKELFQLSLHEDVTLKQQISDQEITVDVDRSQLQQILMNLINNSKAALQGVNKPEISIILDHYVADHSFLNRFPELKGSEFARITVKDNGAGIEEQCLEKIFEPFFTTREVGDGAGLGLSMVFGAIKGYGGVIEVDSCLGMGTSMHLYIPALSKTSEIMDIEAEVSTGHGETILVVDDDELVVETACKVLSRLGYKVLSAASGREAIALFEAHQHEIGVVILDVVMPGLSGPETADLIQIINEDVTIIFATGYDTTDTLHKRIEHTGELVLRKPYQISVLSQILKEILNR
- a CDS encoding inositol monophosphatase translates to MLYVAVRAARRAGDLIARAFDERDSFTVHQKTDRDYVTDVDQRAEALILREITQHYPEHGIVAEESDKRVNPEASIQWYVDPLDGTTNFIHGYPHFAVSIAAWKDGKPLLAVVHDPIRDETFEAKNGGGAFVNRRRLRVTNEKRLGHALFASGMPSYQREHIDLFQKRMDGCMRAMDGYRRGGSAALDLAYVAAGRLDVYWEAGLRPWDIAAGYLLVQEAGGLATDLAGASIDLEKGDILASNPHLHRDVSKLINIT
- the pyrE gene encoding orotate phosphoribosyltransferase, producing the protein MNENEILAMYEDAGALLNGHFILSSGRHSARYLQSALVLMNIDNATALAGELIGKVDADKIDMVVSPAIGGLVIGQEVARLLRKPFIFTERKEGEMQMRRGFSIPEGTKLLVVEDVITTGGSVRECMEVVRQFGGEPVKVLAVVDRAPDAEGRFDVPFATAISLDVETYAADACPMCAEGLLPPVKPGSRGAA
- the lptG gene encoding LPS export ABC transporter permease LptG, which produces MPVIFRWIFSGCISRSFVTLAALLSIYVIIESFDKARYLGHGLDGGLMIEYLLLKIPFMINEFMPIIVLIGASIYLIELSRNHEMVAIRAAGLGINKLLMPLLTVALLAATLSFIVGEWITPVTNKRLDVIENVHIKQQQSANQGVQWLKDGQQFYRLMPLKEGRFTMVVIETDAEGGWLKRIDAASASYANQQWQLTDVHITTPSPEKGTLHEHLDSLILDSNVGPETAELPKPRHMEFSELYHYIADLEHAGLTTGSYTYALHRKIAAPLASLLMVILATALCLHTGSRNSRVSWGIITAISLGLLFYVIGNAGYLLAANEHISPAYAAWLPTLVFGGLGMYLLLKREGH
- a CDS encoding PAS domain-containing hybrid sensor histidine kinase/response regulator, which translates into the protein MLNFNSIATWLQNEAYTGNKPLAELQLQQTKARILLTIASLTYVILHGDYFTYYKVEALSFAALYFILNAAALISLRKRPFALIGSLFYPLLDVLIVTFGMLIDGGHSSGVYFMLLPIIIGNGLRFGNPMLIYAQASCLIGMLCSTAYGHYTLQLPIDYTLLYWQIFTLLAVPFYAYLIVKKVEKAIYEKNAAEQSSFQLIDRGPLPVFTFELDAKRAPQILYANEAMVQLFQNAQADILDQPADRLVLPEDSDEMIKFCRSAFRDEADGSVQQPSTTYLRGMDASGRIIKLMATAIRMRWQERWIGVCFLLDITERETLQEQMEAVHRQGYMSTLVAGIVHDFRNVLTNMIGNAEVVQMNCSDPVEKQQIESIIEAGERGSDLITHLLKLSRNSERNQSHNRTQGSALLQPLENIIGLARLQLPHNIRLVSRIEDELPDVEIEIIEIEQILLNLINNAMQAISDSGLIEVNIGSEDNQQADQKQLCITVSDNGEGISEENIDRVFKPFWTSRADQGGSGLGLTMVQRIVKLHQGKIDISSPAGEQQTTVRICIPSYMTENKVVIAQTVVTPPTVKQPEETTSQRILLVDDMPDILKVHNAIVTRLGHDAEAVESVDSALTLFTDPSSHFDLIITDFRMPGKDGLELVQEIRKRDPKIPILMVTAFGEDEQLQQAGSYGVTLMNKPITIERMKAGIAKAVAGELT
- the truA gene encoding tRNA pseudouridine(38-40) synthase TruA encodes the protein MADVEIQKQRIAMAIEFDGRVFHGWQQQDNATSVQAELQAALLAVEGETVVTVAAGRTDSGVHAEALLVHADVSSARWQRSHLAYLHGLNSRLPDSIRVVGVRAVKADFHARFDCRGRTYRYLISNRNTLSALHRWRYFWVPRALNLEAMQEAAAHCIGRHDFSSLRASGCQAAHAIRTMSKVDVSRDGFAISIEVAGDGFLYHMVRNLVGNLVEVGLGKQTPEQFRELLAQQDRSRGAATAPAHGLYFIDALYDDFSASDLIGKS